The window ggataTTTAGTTAGAGAACCAACTACATGTATCACTCCCTTTATCTTACTAGTCAGGTACCAAAGCATCAATTATATTCAACCatggtatttttgaatttcctTTCTGCCTATCTACAACCCActgcatcttcttcttcattatcCAAAGAGATGCTTGATTTTAGCTGATTATGGCAGTGTTGCATCTTTCAGTTTGGTTCCACAGCAGCCGTGTATGTGCAAGAAGGGTCAATTGGCTCTCTGCTTGTGACAATGCCTTGGAAAGGGGATGGTTGTCGGATAGAGGTGGATGAACTTGAGCTTGTGCTTGCTCCTGATGCAAACTTTTCTCAAAGTACACTCGGAAATTGTCTTTCAACCAAAGCTTCGGTCAACCAAAATTTGGGAAACCGTAATGATGATAACGTAGACGAGGGTGGTGCTAAAACAAATGCTTTTGATGTTCATGAAGGAGTCAAGACCATTGCTAAGATGGTTAAGTGGTTGCTCACTAGCTTTCATGTAGAAGTTAGAAAATTGATCATAGCATTTGATCCCTGTTTAGGTGAGGAGAAAAGGACAGGGCTTTGCAAAACTTTAGTTTTAAGAGTAACTGAAGTGGAATGTGGTACATGTATCTCAGAAGGGGCTTCTTTGGATAGTGAAGCAGTGGATGATAACTTTCTGGGGTTGACTCAAAtgacaaattttatcaaatttagTGGAGCAGTTCTTGAATTCCTTCAAATTGATGAGATTGTTGATAAGAAACCGAATCCATGCACTTCAGGAACAATTACAGGTGAGTGGTCAAGCTGTTCACCAAATGTCACAACCCCCATAATAACTGGGGAAAGAGGCGGACTTGCTGGGAACTTAAAATTGACTATACCTTGGAGAAATGGGTCCCTAGATATTTGCAAAGTGGAGGCAGATGCTTCTATTGATCCTCTGGTAATCAAACTTCAACCAAGTAGCATCAGATGCTTAATATATTTGTGGGGAATTTTAAAAGATATGGGGCAGAAGAAGGATACAGAATTTCCCCCCTGTGATTCAGTAGTGACTTGTGATTCAACAAGGGCAGATACTTCTATGCTCAGTATGGACGAGGTGCTTCCAGGTTCTAAAGCATTTTCTGCTGAACATGCATTCAACAGTGAACCAGTGAGGGAAGCCTTGCTGTCTGAGTCGTGTCTTATATCGGATTGGGTGAGTAGAAGCCGAAAAATCAACAATGAAGAGGAACCAGATTTTGGGGAAAGGTTGATACCCTTTTGCGTTTTACTGATCATGCAGTAGCACCTTTAAATTATGATAATTCTAGAGGGACTTTATGAGTGTTTATATGTGTTTTAATCTTTTTCAAAGAAATGCAAACTCTTTGACATGCTGCTAAGTTTcagtttgcttttttttttttgataaagtaattattttattaatgaaTTATACTAAAACCCCGTATAAAAGAAGTGTAGCAAAAAGGTAGAAAACCTTAAAAAGATGTGGTTATCAATGGACGGCATTCAATTTTCAATACATATAGGTATCTGTTAAATTTAAGTTGCTTTTGTAACAACACGTGTCTTGggggaaacaaaaaaaaattctgccTTTTGTTGCTTCAACCCCTTGCAATGTCTTGTAGGAATTGTATCTACCCTTATAATGTCGTTTTTTCTAAGTATTTGGCCTTGAATAGTTTAGTCTTTCAAAAATTTGAAGTCTTTCCAGCTTTACCACTATAGTAGttgttgaagacataattaagtaattaaaagTGTGCTCTCTCTAGCGAATTgaacttttagatgagatggttgCACAATTCAATCAGAGAGCCTGGGGCACGTGCTTGGCCCAAGAAAAAGAGTCAGATCCGTACGTGAGGAAGCATCTTGACGATATAATTCAATAATTAAAAGTGCGCTCTCTCCAATAGCTCAAGCTCTTAGATGTGATGATCACACAATTCAATACTAGCTCTTTACAATGATCATTATGATTTTAAATTGCATGTGGAAGTTTTATGTATTGCTTTTGCGTCGACACTGAATTTTCAACTTCCTATACTGATAGCATGACATGAAATTGTCAATGGAAGCAGGATCTACTTGTGCTGATACATCCTTATGTTCTTATGGTTGTATCTGCTTATGTTCTTATGGTTGTATCTTGCAGTGTGCACCAGTTTTTTgaatgttttgatgatctaagaAACTCGCAGTCAGCTTTAGGAAGCAGTGGGATGTGGAATTGGACTTGTTCTGTTTTTAGTGCAATAACAGCTGCCTCTAACCTTGCTTCTGGGTCATTGCTTATTCCTTCTGGTATGTTCTTTGGCCCCCACATGCACAAACACACACTGCATATATTATCCTAATTTCTTCCTGGCAGAAAATGTGCTGATCTGCCTTGTGATTAGTTATTTCTGTTGCAAAAATGATTCATATAAACCATTGGCATTTAGAACAGAGTGTTCTAGACATAGCAAAAGTAAGTGCACACAAGGCTAATCCATGCCTAAGAAAATATACAGACTTGAGTACAGGGAGGAGCTCAAAAGCaatttcttttttatcttttaagATGATTAAACTGAGTTGATACTCGATTTAGTTTGTATTTCCGATTTATTTTTAGTCTTTTCTGTTTCCCTGATTGGGTGGATTATACAGctcaatatattttatttaaaagtatGAAGATTGAGATTGTTCAGTCGCTTTAGTGGGGGACTTCAGTAATGGCGTCTTCGCATTTTAGGTCAGCCCTTTTGTCAAAGAACTGATTTAATTTCTTTTGACATTCACTTGCAGATCAGCAGCATCTTGAAACCAATCTTAGGGCAAAAGTTGCTAAAGtatctcttcttttctcttttatcgATGAGGAAGAGAGACAATACTGCAGCGTGGATGCTGATAAAGGGAATGCTGGTTTTTGTGTTCATTATGTAAGTGCAAATTTTCAAGATTTGCTTCTACTGTTGCAGGTAATGTTCCATTTCTTTGTTGTTGATTTTACTTCATAATAGTTAAAATTCTTTGAATTTAGAACTCCTCTATTAACTTTAAAACCCATTAAGGCTTAATAGGTACGGCGTCAGGAAATGAATTTTGAAGCAACAGTTCAGCATATGCAACTTACTGATCACTTCTCAAGAAAGGATGATACAGTTGATTTCAAATTGCGTACCTATAATGACATTAAAGTAATTCAAGATGCAGTTCAAACTGCCCTTCCACCTCTTGATTGGTCCACCAAGACTGTTGATCTGGATAATCAGAATGCACCTGCTGCTCCGAATCTATTAGGGATGAATTTTACAGATGGGTTCAGTCATCCAAGGAACAAAATAAGTATGTTTGCTGACGACGTAGTGCAGGTAGAATTGCTTAAGACTTTTGGTGCTTGCCTCTGCCAAGCCACAAAAAGTTCTTCAGGAAACTCATTTGTTGGGCCAACATCTTTTTCATTGAAGTTGCCACCATTTATTTTCTGGGTAAACTTTGATTTGTTAAGTGAGACCTCAGAACTTTTCAAGAAAATTATGGATCCTATTGAAAAGACTGGCACTCTGGCCCGTGAGCATAGGCATATGGATTCATCCAAAGGGATTGGAAGGACTAGGCCTTGCTCTGGCACTAGAAGAATTTCAGAACAGGAAAGTTTCAGGGGCACTGTATCTCTTCCAACTGCCAGGATTATATTGTCTTTCCCCTGTGGAAATGATGATGGTTTTAAGAGCTATTACTCTTGGCAACAGTTTATTTCTCTTGATGTATCTTCACCATCAATTCCTGGGGAGAAAGCAAGCCATGCAACTAAAAAGAGTGCTGCTACTAGTTCTAAGAGTCGGAATTCTGTGGCTACATTGTGCTCTTTGTACTTGAATTTTGGAAAGCTTGATGTCAACTTAATTACATCATTGTCCGGAGAGAATGCCGAAATTACCTCTGGAAGTGCTCCAAAGTATAGATTTTTAGCACAGAAAATAATGACCACATCAAATGGAAGAGGGCCTTCTGTTGTTACCTTTTCTTGGCAGGACAGTGCCAGGACTGGTCCTTGGATAATGAAGAGAGCCAAGCAGCTTGCTTGTTCAGACAATGCACGGTGCTTAGAGAAGTTCAGAAGAAAAGGATATGAATTTTCCTCTGTAACCGCTGTTAAGGGTTCAGAGGACTTCAATGGTAATGTTCGAGAAGAAATGATTATAAGCTCTGGGTTCTGCATTCATGCACATTTATCTCCTGTTACAATTGCTCTAAGCAAATCAGAATTTGTGAAGTTAAATGATCTTCTGAGTCAAGTGATTGATAGGTTATCTGGACTGGACCTTGTTCCTCGTGATACTGAAGAAGTGAGTTCTGGCTCTCAATCATCAGTTCTTGTTGAATGTGATTCTATAACCATATCAATTAATGAGGAAGTCGTGGAGAAGAATAATAAGGGTTCACTTCAGAATGAAATTACTGGTTCTTGGCATAGCTTTAGACTGGAACTTCTGAATTTTGGTCTATTATCTGTTTTAGATATTGGAGGAACAAATGGTGCTAGCTTCCTCTGGGTGACGCATGGTGAGGGAAACTTGTGGGGTTCAATTACAGGAGTTCCAGGTGAAGAGTTTCTCCTCATCTCCATCAGTGAGACTACCAGCAGCCGTGGTGATGGAGAAGGTTCAAATGTATTATCTGCTAAGTTGTCGGGTTCAGATATTATCCACTTCCACGATCCACGGAGCAGTTCCATGTCCATCACCATCAGATGTGGCACTATTGTTGCAGTTGGGGGCCGCTTGGATTGGTTTGACACAATTTTCTCCCTTTTCGCTGCACCCTCTCCTGAAACTAAACAAG of the Nicotiana tabacum cultivar K326 chromosome 7, ASM71507v2, whole genome shotgun sequence genome contains:
- the LOC107830041 gene encoding autophagy-related protein 2 isoform X1, yielding MFPWNFARSAETLFSRWAIKRVCKFLLKKKLGKFILGDIDLNQLDVQLSAGTIQLSDLALNVDYLNQKCCIFQFGSTAAVYVQEGSIGSLLVTMPWKGDGCRIEVDELELVLAPDANFSQSTLGNCLSTKASVNQNLGNRNDDNVDEGGAKTNAFDVHEGVKTIAKMVKWLLTSFHVEVRKLIIAFDPCLGEEKRTGLCKTLVLRVTEVECGTCISEGASLDSEAVDDNFLGLTQMTNFIKFSGAVLEFLQIDEIVDKKPNPCTSGTITGEWSSCSPNVTTPIITGERGGLAGNLKLTIPWRNGSLDICKVEADASIDPLVIKLQPSSIRCLIYLWGILKDMGQKKDTEFPPCDSVVTCDSTRADTSMLSMDEVLPGSKAFSAEHAFNSEPVREALLSESCLISDWVSRSRKINNEEEPDFGESVHQFFECFDDLRNSQSALGSSGMWNWTCSVFSAITAASNLASGSLLIPSDQQHLETNLRAKVAKVSLLFSFIDEEERQYCSVDADKGNAGFCVHYVSANFQDLLLLLQVRRQEMNFEATVQHMQLTDHFSRKDDTVDFKLRTYNDIKVIQDAVQTALPPLDWSTKTVDLDNQNAPAAPNLLGMNFTDGFSHPRNKISMFADDVVQVELLKTFGACLCQATKSSSGNSFVGPTSFSLKLPPFIFWVNFDLLSETSELFKKIMDPIEKTGTLAREHRHMDSSKGIGRTRPCSGTRRISEQESFRGTVSLPTARIILSFPCGNDDGFKSYYSWQQFISLDVSSPSIPGEKASHATKKSAATSSKSRNSVATLCSLYLNFGKLDVNLITSLSGENAEITSGSAPKYRFLAQKIMTTSNGRGPSVVTFSWQDSARTGPWIMKRAKQLACSDNARCLEKFRRKGYEFSSVTAVKGSEDFNGNVREEMIISSGFCIHAHLSPVTIALSKSEFVKLNDLLSQVIDRLSGLDLVPRDTEEVSSGSQSSVLVECDSITISINEEVVEKNNKGSLQNEITGSWHSFRLELLNFGLLSVLDIGGTNGASFLWVTHGEGNLWGSITGVPGEEFLLISISETTSSRGDGEGSNVLSAKLSGSDIIHFHDPRSSSMSITIRCGTIVAVGGRLDWFDTIFSLFAAPSPETKQECDSNVQKEDCETSVPFESSFILSLMDVALSYEPYLNKLMIQGCADSQSSSPNCEKAIDEQYVACLLAASSLRLSSTTVADSAISSYKITVQDLGLLLSAMRVPNCAGSVYSVEHLRKIGYVKVAQQADVEALLRISSDNGGLWEIDCSESQIVLNTCHDTASGLTRLAAQLQQLFAPDLEESVVHLQTRWNNVQQAREGKEFSTFDVDSVSSTSDMQAMTGDVSSEGGNINLMDAICEDAFQLDHGEDGQADYRESPIDLSPNNSVIGETFYSSNEDSPRFLNSSPLTGSVPVVGQETSETSLSPEQLPQLIEEYFLSDLCPLSELTFTDQSSKDNLRYTPSPMRSGDDLRGNTGWYGDNSLRILDNHVSEVNRKAGSPELTESEASSILSEPDENKNTKGRIVLNNMNIIWRLYAGSDWQNVQNNPQQSTGTCGRDTTVCLELKISGMRFQYDIFPDGGTRVSRQSITVHDFCVKDSSNAAPWKLVLGYYQSKGCLRKSSSKAFKLDLEAVRPDPAIPLEEYRLRIALLPMRLHLHQNQLDFLISFFGGTKSAVTPSQSTSQSLSKSDIVAKRTKVGGDAVIEEALLPYFQKFDIWPVHLRVDYSPCHVDLAALRGGKYVELVNLVPWKGVDLHLKHVQALGVYGWSGVCEIIIGEWLEDISQNQIHKLLKGLPPIRSLVAVGSSAAKLVSLPVKSYKKDQKLLKGMQRGTIAFLRSISLEAIGLGVHLAAGAHEILLQAEYILTSVPPSVPWPVQSGGNTSVRFNQPRDARQGIQQAYESMSDGFSKSASALIRAPMKRYQRGAGMGSALATAVQAAPAAAIAPASATARAVHCALLGVRNSLNPERKKESLEKYLGTSPPQQYM
- the LOC107830041 gene encoding autophagy-related protein 2 isoform X2, whose protein sequence is MFPWNFARSAETLFSRWAIKRVCKFLLKKKLGKFILGDIDLNQLDVQLSAGTIQLSDLALNVDYLNQKFGSTAAVYVQEGSIGSLLVTMPWKGDGCRIEVDELELVLAPDANFSQSTLGNCLSTKASVNQNLGNRNDDNVDEGGAKTNAFDVHEGVKTIAKMVKWLLTSFHVEVRKLIIAFDPCLGEEKRTGLCKTLVLRVTEVECGTCISEGASLDSEAVDDNFLGLTQMTNFIKFSGAVLEFLQIDEIVDKKPNPCTSGTITGEWSSCSPNVTTPIITGERGGLAGNLKLTIPWRNGSLDICKVEADASIDPLVIKLQPSSIRCLIYLWGILKDMGQKKDTEFPPCDSVVTCDSTRADTSMLSMDEVLPGSKAFSAEHAFNSEPVREALLSESCLISDWVSRSRKINNEEEPDFGESVHQFFECFDDLRNSQSALGSSGMWNWTCSVFSAITAASNLASGSLLIPSDQQHLETNLRAKVAKVSLLFSFIDEEERQYCSVDADKGNAGFCVHYVSANFQDLLLLLQVRRQEMNFEATVQHMQLTDHFSRKDDTVDFKLRTYNDIKVIQDAVQTALPPLDWSTKTVDLDNQNAPAAPNLLGMNFTDGFSHPRNKISMFADDVVQVELLKTFGACLCQATKSSSGNSFVGPTSFSLKLPPFIFWVNFDLLSETSELFKKIMDPIEKTGTLAREHRHMDSSKGIGRTRPCSGTRRISEQESFRGTVSLPTARIILSFPCGNDDGFKSYYSWQQFISLDVSSPSIPGEKASHATKKSAATSSKSRNSVATLCSLYLNFGKLDVNLITSLSGENAEITSGSAPKYRFLAQKIMTTSNGRGPSVVTFSWQDSARTGPWIMKRAKQLACSDNARCLEKFRRKGYEFSSVTAVKGSEDFNGNVREEMIISSGFCIHAHLSPVTIALSKSEFVKLNDLLSQVIDRLSGLDLVPRDTEEVSSGSQSSVLVECDSITISINEEVVEKNNKGSLQNEITGSWHSFRLELLNFGLLSVLDIGGTNGASFLWVTHGEGNLWGSITGVPGEEFLLISISETTSSRGDGEGSNVLSAKLSGSDIIHFHDPRSSSMSITIRCGTIVAVGGRLDWFDTIFSLFAAPSPETKQECDSNVQKEDCETSVPFESSFILSLMDVALSYEPYLNKLMIQGCADSQSSSPNCEKAIDEQYVACLLAASSLRLSSTTVADSAISSYKITVQDLGLLLSAMRVPNCAGSVYSVEHLRKIGYVKVAQQADVEALLRISSDNGGLWEIDCSESQIVLNTCHDTASGLTRLAAQLQQLFAPDLEESVVHLQTRWNNVQQAREGKEFSTFDVDSVSSTSDMQAMTGDVSSEGGNINLMDAICEDAFQLDHGEDGQADYRESPIDLSPNNSVIGETFYSSNEDSPRFLNSSPLTGSVPVVGQETSETSLSPEQLPQLIEEYFLSDLCPLSELTFTDQSSKDNLRYTPSPMRSGDDLRGNTGWYGDNSLRILDNHVSEVNRKAGSPELTESEASSILSEPDENKNTKGRIVLNNMNIIWRLYAGSDWQNVQNNPQQSTGTCGRDTTVCLELKISGMRFQYDIFPDGGTRVSRQSITVHDFCVKDSSNAAPWKLVLGYYQSKGCLRKSSSKAFKLDLEAVRPDPAIPLEEYRLRIALLPMRLHLHQNQLDFLISFFGGTKSAVTPSQSTSQSLSKSDIVAKRTKVGGDAVIEEALLPYFQKFDIWPVHLRVDYSPCHVDLAALRGGKYVELVNLVPWKGVDLHLKHVQALGVYGWSGVCEIIIGEWLEDISQNQIHKLLKGLPPIRSLVAVGSSAAKLVSLPVKSYKKDQKLLKGMQRGTIAFLRSISLEAIGLGVHLAAGAHEILLQAEYILTSVPPSVPWPVQSGGNTSVRFNQPRDARQGIQQAYESMSDGFSKSASALIRAPMKRYQRGAGMGSALATAVQAAPAAAIAPASATARAVHCALLGVRNSLNPERKKESLEKYLGTSPPQQYM